From a region of the Thiorhodovibrio winogradskyi genome:
- a CDS encoding UPF0182 family protein, giving the protein MAGILPSGFQALAVEPNEITYEEPYIAHNIELTRHAFGLDRVEQRQYPADKSFTRETVEQNQQLISEIRLWDWRALDAVYKQFQEIRLYYEFVDVDMDRYQIGDRYRQVMVSAREMSQENLPEQSKNFVNHRFKYSHGYGLTVATVSDFTPQGLPKLLVKDIPPQAEYASLQVKRPEIYYGELTWEPVVVNSAEREFDFPRGEQNAYSHYQGTGGVEMRNLWRKFVFGWKLDGTRLLLSGYPRPESRFMIHRQIQERVQTLAPFLTFDQDPYLVLVDGRLKWIIDAYTTSTRFPYSQPFEAPIERGALLVDAPSDPAASAVKDLDGVNYLRNAVKVVVDAYDGAVDFYSFDAADPILAAWHNALPGMFKPRSAMPEQLKAHIRYPEGLLLTQGLVYAKYHMDDPEVFYNQEDLWVRATEKHYGRVQPVEPYYVMWELPGSDQAEFVLMLPFTPKNRQVLIGWIAGLSDGDNFGRFLAYQFPKERRVLGPKQVETKIDQDSYLSGQLSLWDQRGSNVIRGNVLAIPLDDTLLYVEPIYLEAETAAYPELRLVAVMQDDDLSYAETLDEALEGLFGAEPSAAAGAAGQLLLQQAGAEAMSKLQRLLEQLAAWSEPPAGRASGLPSKQATEPAVGQPSSDNAERDAIRGADGG; this is encoded by the coding sequence TTGGCCGGCATCCTTCCATCGGGCTTCCAGGCGCTGGCCGTCGAGCCGAACGAGATCACCTATGAGGAGCCGTACATCGCGCACAACATCGAGCTGACTCGGCATGCCTTCGGTCTCGATCGGGTCGAACAGCGTCAGTACCCGGCCGACAAGTCCTTCACCCGCGAGACAGTCGAGCAGAATCAGCAACTGATCTCCGAGATCCGGCTCTGGGACTGGCGCGCGCTCGACGCGGTCTACAAGCAGTTCCAGGAGATCCGGCTCTACTACGAGTTCGTCGACGTCGACATGGATCGCTATCAGATTGGCGACCGTTACCGGCAGGTGATGGTCTCGGCGCGCGAGATGTCACAGGAGAACCTGCCCGAGCAGAGCAAGAACTTCGTAAACCACCGCTTCAAGTACAGCCACGGCTACGGGCTGACGGTGGCAACCGTGAGCGACTTCACGCCTCAAGGACTGCCAAAGCTGCTGGTCAAGGACATCCCGCCGCAGGCCGAGTATGCATCGCTGCAGGTCAAGCGCCCGGAGATCTACTACGGCGAGCTCACCTGGGAGCCGGTGGTGGTCAACAGCGCGGAGCGCGAGTTCGACTTCCCGCGTGGCGAGCAGAACGCCTACAGCCATTATCAGGGCACGGGCGGGGTCGAGATGCGCAATCTGTGGCGCAAGTTCGTGTTCGGCTGGAAGCTCGACGGCACCCGGCTGCTGCTCTCGGGCTATCCACGTCCCGAGAGCCGGTTCATGATCCATCGCCAGATCCAAGAGCGCGTGCAGACACTGGCGCCCTTCCTGACCTTTGATCAGGATCCCTATCTGGTGCTGGTCGATGGCCGGCTGAAGTGGATCATCGACGCCTATACGACCTCGACCCGCTTCCCCTACAGTCAGCCGTTCGAGGCCCCGATCGAGCGCGGTGCGCTGCTCGTCGACGCCCCAAGCGACCCGGCCGCAAGCGCGGTCAAGGATCTCGACGGCGTCAACTACCTGCGCAACGCGGTCAAGGTCGTGGTCGACGCCTACGACGGCGCGGTCGATTTCTACAGCTTCGACGCCGCCGACCCGATCCTGGCCGCCTGGCACAATGCGCTGCCGGGGATGTTCAAACCGCGCAGCGCGATGCCGGAACAGCTAAAAGCGCACATCCGCTACCCGGAGGGCCTGCTACTGACCCAAGGGCTGGTCTACGCCAAGTATCACATGGACGACCCGGAGGTGTTCTACAACCAGGAGGACCTCTGGGTGCGCGCCACCGAGAAGCACTATGGTCGGGTACAGCCGGTCGAGCCCTATTATGTGATGTGGGAGCTACCGGGCTCGGACCAGGCCGAGTTCGTGCTGATGCTGCCGTTCACGCCGAAGAACCGCCAGGTGCTGATCGGCTGGATCGCGGGTCTTTCGGACGGCGACAACTTCGGGCGCTTCCTCGCCTATCAGTTCCCGAAGGAGCGCCGCGTGCTCGGGCCGAAGCAGGTCGAGACCAAGATCGACCAGGACAGCTATCTCTCCGGGCAGCTCTCGCTTTGGGACCAGCGCGGCTCCAATGTCATCCGCGGCAACGTGCTGGCGATCCCGCTCGATGACACCCTGCTCTACGTCGAGCCGATCTACCTGGAGGCCGAGACCGCGGCCTATCCGGAGCTGCGCCTGGTCGCGGTGATGCAGGACGATGATCTCAGCTACGCCGAGACCCTGGATGAGGCGCTTGAGGGCCTGTTCGGTGCCGAGCCGTCGGCTGCCGCCGGCGCCGCCGGACAACTTTTGCTGCAACAGGCCGGCGCCGAGGCGATGAGCAAGTTGCAGAGGCTGCTCGAACAGCTTGCGGCCTGGTCCGAGCCGCCTGCCGGGCGAGCGTCGGGGCTGCCATCAAAGCAGGCAACCGAGCCAGCAGTTGGGCAGCCGAGCAGTGACAACGCCGAACGAGATGCAATACGGGGTGCGGACGGCGGCTGA
- a CDS encoding glycosyltransferase, translating to MKASIVIPTLNEAELLPRLLDRLAAQTFRDFEVIVADADSNDGTRELVRERGLILTDGGLPGVGRNRGAAIARGDWFFFFDADVLPPPDFLAKAIAEMEEEGIRLATCWFEPDSDHPLDALLFDLANLYVKLSLRTDPHAGGFAIFIERALFERIGGFDESLKLAEDHELVKRAATQAPLHFLHSTRIRVNVRRLVKDGRVNYAGKCLRVELHRLFHGEATEAVVDYQFGYDSEHQRGPQNPVLTRLRQGLADWNQDYTDTLERLSQEVRQTTGLQEEQLRKLRERFDALKEKVRSQLFR from the coding sequence ATGAAGGCCAGTATTGTCATCCCAACCCTCAACGAGGCCGAGCTGCTGCCGCGGCTGCTTGATCGGTTGGCTGCCCAGACCTTCCGCGACTTCGAGGTGATTGTCGCCGATGCGGACTCCAACGACGGCACCCGCGAGCTGGTGCGCGAACGCGGCCTAATCCTCACTGACGGGGGGCTGCCCGGCGTCGGGCGCAATCGTGGCGCGGCAATCGCCCGCGGCGACTGGTTCTTTTTCTTCGACGCCGATGTCCTGCCACCGCCAGATTTTCTTGCCAAGGCGATCGCGGAGATGGAGGAAGAGGGGATACGTCTGGCCACCTGCTGGTTTGAGCCAGACTCGGATCACCCGCTGGACGCGCTCCTGTTCGATTTGGCCAATCTCTACGTCAAGCTGAGCCTGCGCACCGACCCCCATGCCGGCGGCTTCGCGATCTTCATTGAGCGTGCCCTCTTCGAGCGGATCGGCGGCTTCGACGAAAGCCTCAAGCTGGCCGAGGATCACGAACTCGTGAAGCGCGCCGCGACCCAGGCGCCGCTCCACTTCCTGCACTCGACGCGCATCCGCGTGAACGTCCGCCGCCTCGTCAAGGATGGCCGCGTCAACTATGCCGGTAAATGTCTGCGTGTCGAGCTGCACCGTCTCTTCCACGGCGAAGCTACCGAGGCGGTCGTCGATTATCAGTTCGGGTACGACTCGGAGCACCAGCGCGGCCCGCAGAACCCGGTCCTGACCCGGCTACGCCAGGGTCTCGCCGATTGGAATCAGGACTATACCGACACCCTCGAGCGCCTGTCGCAGGAGGTGAGGCAGACCACCGGCCTCCAGGAGGAGCAACTGCGCAAGCTCCGCGAGCGTTTCGACGCGCTGAAGGAGAAGGTGCGCAGCCAGCTCTTTCGCTAG
- a CDS encoding AAA family ATPase produces the protein MLIEFRVENHRSLRDEQVLTMQAGSEANNQDQRPRKIEGIRKPLLPAAAIYGANASGKSNVLSALGFMRDAVIHSHRAWSPEEEVPRDPFGWGPKAAEPSFFEVSFLAEGIRYQYGFVANDERFLEEWLYAWPQGRKQTWFERDGDAYAFGDNLKGENQLVTEVTRPNALFVSSAVQLRHHQLQPIYRWFRGLQTINIERRKTFPLFGAPFDPIVRKLIEEKEKEKENKPEHSNLGDIIGMLQAADTGITDIRLASTDEGIAANGTRSGRPERRRVLLRHDTECEDAWLPLEAESQGTRTLYRVGPIVLELLRSGGLLLVDELEASLHPALGRQIIQQFNDPRTNPRHAQILFTTHDTHLLGGMLGDPPLRRDQVWLTEKAGNGATSVYALTDYKPRPSENLERGYLQGRYGAIPYLGELISPDPAANDD, from the coding sequence ATGCTGATCGAATTTCGGGTCGAGAATCATCGCTCCCTGCGAGATGAGCAGGTCCTGACCATGCAGGCAGGCTCCGAGGCCAACAACCAGGATCAGCGTCCCCGCAAGATCGAGGGCATCCGCAAGCCCCTGTTGCCCGCCGCCGCCATCTATGGGGCCAATGCGAGTGGCAAGAGCAATGTCCTTTCGGCACTTGGCTTCATGCGCGACGCTGTCATCCACTCGCACCGTGCATGGTCGCCAGAGGAGGAGGTTCCACGAGATCCCTTCGGCTGGGGACCCAAGGCTGCGGAGCCATCATTCTTCGAGGTGTCCTTCCTGGCCGAAGGCATTCGATACCAGTACGGCTTTGTTGCTAACGACGAGCGATTCCTCGAAGAGTGGCTCTACGCTTGGCCTCAGGGTCGCAAGCAGACCTGGTTCGAGCGCGACGGCGACGCTTATGCGTTCGGCGACAACCTGAAAGGCGAGAACCAGCTGGTCACGGAAGTCACCCGACCCAATGCCCTGTTCGTGTCATCGGCGGTGCAGCTGCGCCATCACCAGCTCCAACCGATTTATCGCTGGTTCCGCGGCTTGCAAACGATCAATATCGAGCGCCGCAAGACGTTCCCGTTGTTCGGCGCGCCTTTCGATCCGATTGTGCGCAAACTAATCGAGGAGAAGGAGAAGGAGAAGGAGAACAAGCCCGAGCATTCGAATCTTGGCGATATCATCGGGATGCTGCAGGCGGCAGATACGGGTATTACTGATATCAGGCTCGCATCCACGGACGAAGGAATCGCTGCCAATGGGACCCGCTCGGGAAGACCGGAGCGCAGGCGCGTCCTCCTCCGGCACGACACCGAGTGCGAAGACGCATGGCTCCCCCTGGAAGCCGAATCCCAAGGCACTCGCACACTCTATCGGGTCGGTCCAATCGTGCTCGAGCTTCTGCGCAGTGGCGGACTGCTCCTGGTCGACGAACTGGAGGCCAGTCTCCACCCCGCGCTGGGGCGGCAGATCATTCAGCAGTTCAACGATCCGCGCACTAACCCTCGGCATGCCCAGATCCTCTTTACAACCCACGATACGCATCTGCTCGGGGGCATGCTCGGGGACCCGCCACTGCGTCGCGATCAGGTGTGGTTGACCGAAAAGGCTGGCAATGGGGCTACTTCTGTCTATGCCCTGACCGATTACAAGCCGAGACCGTCGGAGAACCTGGAGCGCGGTTATCTGCAGGGACGCTACGGCGCCATCCCCTACCTCGGCGAGCTAATTTCTCCCGATCCGGCAGCCAATGACGACTAA
- a CDS encoding RloB family protein, giving the protein MTEPQYLRGLERWVRNNTIEIKISDKHGVPLTLVKQAVELKESADRQARREKDGFLAYDEVWCVFDIDEHPAVNDARQLAQAYDIDLAVSNPCFELWILLHVRESPGARHRYDLLGLVAEKLPGYHKHLRFDDLASGVEDAERRARALQTQADEEGEPHRNPTTGVYRLTESITRKRCG; this is encoded by the coding sequence GTGACGGAGCCCCAGTACCTCCGGGGACTCGAGCGCTGGGTCAGGAACAACACCATCGAGATCAAAATCTCGGATAAGCACGGGGTGCCACTCACGTTGGTCAAGCAGGCGGTCGAGCTGAAGGAATCGGCCGACAGGCAGGCAAGGAGAGAAAAAGACGGATTCCTGGCTTATGACGAAGTCTGGTGCGTCTTCGATATCGACGAGCACCCGGCGGTGAACGATGCGCGTCAGCTGGCCCAAGCCTACGACATCGATCTCGCCGTCTCGAATCCCTGCTTCGAGCTCTGGATTCTGCTCCATGTCCGAGAGAGTCCGGGGGCGCGCCACCGTTACGACTTGCTTGGACTCGTCGCCGAGAAGCTCCCCGGGTATCACAAGCATCTTCGATTCGACGATCTGGCCAGCGGCGTGGAAGACGCAGAACGTCGAGCAAGGGCGCTTCAAACGCAAGCCGACGAAGAAGGCGAGCCCCACCGCAATCCAACCACCGGCGTGTACCGTCTAACCGAATCGATCACTCGCAAGCGTTGCGGTTGA